The genomic DNA GGGTCCGCGACGAGGCCCACCGTTTCGCGGTGCAGTACCACCAGACGGTCCGGGACGAGGTCAAGACGGTGCTCGACGACGTACAGGGGGTCGGTCCCGAAACCCGAAAGCGGCTGCTCGGCCGCTTCGGCAGCGTCGAAAACGTCCGCGAGGCGAGCGTCGAGGACCTCCGGAGCGTCGACGGGATCGGCGAGAAGACCGCCGAGACGATCAAGTCGCGGCTCTGACCGTCGACCGTTGCGAAGGCAAGGACAGGGCTCTCCCCGACCGCAATCCATGTGAATGTATGGCAGACGAAGACGACCTCGACGACCTGCTCGACGAACTCGACAGTCAGGGCGACCTCGAGACCTCCCAGCAGGTGCTTTCGATCCGGACCGAGAGCCGTCGGTACGACAAACCGGTGACGATCATCGAGGGGTTCGATCTCTCCCAGTCGGAGATCAAATCGACGGCCTCGGACCTCAAGCGTTCGCTGGGCACGGGCGGAACGGTCGACGACGAACGGATCGAACTGCAGGGAGATCACCGCGACCGCCTCCCGGCGCTGCTCCGTGATCGGGGGTTCGACGTTCGCGAGTGAGAGGCGGCGAACCGGGGTCGCCGGACGCCGACCGCGAACGACCGATCGAACGGCGTTCGCCGTCGAATCAGTGGGAGCGGAGGACACCTCGTC from Natrinema salaciae includes the following:
- a CDS encoding SUI1 family translation initiation factor, producing MADEDDLDDLLDELDSQGDLETSQQVLSIRTESRRYDKPVTIIEGFDLSQSEIKSTASDLKRSLGTGGTVDDERIELQGDHRDRLPALLRDRGFDVRE